The following coding sequences are from one Formosa haliotis window:
- a CDS encoding transposase — protein sequence MTVAVKEKSKSETLVSTPDNRPLKRDTDYKRKKKRNKFRRRAAIEPVIGHLKTDFRMGQNYLHGAISPQINAFLAAAGWNLKKMMLQLKDQAFYLLQFLLRLLNPINYMLAC from the coding sequence ATGACCGTGGCGGTAAAGGAAAAAAGCAAATCGGAGACACTAGTCTCAACCCCAGACAACAGACCTCTTAAGCGCGATACAGATTACAAACGAAAGAAAAAACGAAATAAGTTTAGACGTAGAGCAGCAATAGAACCAGTTATCGGACACCTGAAAACAGATTTTAGGATGGGGCAAAACTATCTACATGGAGCCATTTCTCCTCAAATCAACGCATTTTTAGCTGCTGCTGGATGGAATTTAAAGAAAATGATGCTTCAACTTAAAGATCAAGCTTTTTATTTGCTTCAATTTTTATTACGTTTATTAAATCCTATAAATTATATGCTAGCTTGTTAA
- a CDS encoding BF3164 family lipoprotein, with translation MNNLKISIVNSKMLKMFTIIFLTFLILVSCKNENKNSISSSHFSKTDNISFKNLFEFNKGVVGMMHLIDSTMIIFNPDGNKDFFFYNYSIKKNELSDGYLNGGRGPGEAIAGIATGVKENKLWLYDIVLKKILMTDIDKALSNNAFSFNEYPVNESFYKIDFINDQNYFAVGSNKSPYEIQQIELVSGYVKNEFEKIKTTSDDTPIHKYKYTYQSYIHNKPSGDKTVVVYRFMDKIKIFDIKSKISKTIQCPDVIEIDPVFKKTGKITENTKRTFISSAITDNFIYLAYSGNPVFNEDSGFASHIYVYDWHGTPIRKIVLDKKIQCLTVSDDDKILYAYDPNTGYVMYSKINILKDEI, from the coding sequence ATGAATAATTTAAAAATTTCAATAGTGAATAGTAAGATGTTAAAAATGTTTACAATTATATTTCTAACTTTTTTAATCTTAGTATCATGTAAAAATGAAAATAAAAATTCAATTTCATCATCACATTTCTCAAAAACTGACAATATTTCTTTTAAAAATTTATTTGAATTTAATAAAGGGGTAGTAGGTATGATGCATTTGATAGACTCAACTATGATAATTTTCAATCCAGATGGCAATAAGGATTTCTTTTTCTACAATTATTCTATTAAAAAAAATGAACTTTCCGACGGTTATTTGAATGGGGGTAGAGGACCTGGTGAGGCTATAGCAGGAATAGCTACTGGTGTAAAAGAAAATAAATTATGGCTTTATGATATTGTTTTAAAAAAAATATTAATGACTGATATTGATAAAGCACTGAGCAATAACGCCTTTTCTTTTAATGAATATCCAGTCAATGAATCTTTTTATAAAATTGATTTTATAAATGATCAAAATTATTTTGCTGTTGGCTCTAATAAATCTCCTTATGAAATCCAACAAATTGAACTGGTTTCTGGATATGTTAAGAATGAATTTGAGAAGATTAAAACCACCTCTGATGATACTCCAATTCATAAATACAAATATACATATCAATCCTACATACATAATAAACCTAGTGGAGATAAAACAGTTGTAGTATATAGATTTATGGACAAAATAAAAATTTTTGATATAAAAAGTAAAATTAGTAAAACAATTCAATGTCCTGATGTAATAGAAATTGACCCTGTTTTTAAAAAAACAGGTAAAATTACAGAAAACACAAAACGAACATTTATTAGTAGTGCCATTACAGATAATTTTATTTATTTGGCATATTCAGGCAATCCTGTCTTCAATGAAGATAGTGGATTTGCTAGCCATATATATGTTTACGATTGGCATGGCACACCAATTAGAAAAATTGTATTAGATAAAAAAATTCAATGTTTAACTGTTTCAGATGATGACAAAATATTATACGCCTATGACCCTAATACGGGATATGTTATGTATTCTAAAATCAATATTTTAAAAGATGAAATTTAA